A genome region from Babesia bigemina genome assembly Bbig001, chromosome : I includes the following:
- a CDS encoding flavodoxin domain containing protein, putative, translating to MRVLIVYATETGCAEALAYSTYIQLKLRRVDVSVKSAAVATRRLFMAFDRLVFMVSTAAYGEFPHSMRFMVDELQGGRRKLPVEYTIFGLGDSRYPLFNYAARKLVTLLEMAGANCFYGVGYGDDQHPLGHTGEFIPWIAGLTALWGPLEAYEEMPTTFRLKVEQLEAGTVEAEIRLNTAVGTVISNDVITANDHFRTVRNIVIQCYGQKYGPGDVCCVYPTGNPDEVVEMLQKLGQDPEQVVSIRSANDDGLEFNRDLEVLHVSDEGGGSHEGSRLPFEGKAISLRTLFVEYLSLKNVCTQWQMYFMAKHATLDIYRNKLSEMASFSIEACAEYNRYCKDERRSLFEVLCDFHLTNLPVEVLVNIATPYYPRMYSISSTPTTVGIARLWPSPCDGTLIGPHYSTLKSFLAQKSRETGLIELCVADVTHHTPYNRKVKGQASDFLANALPSRLLRLTITKSRIAEAVLDVTKPVLFICTGTGLAAVKPLMEARVERLANIWNEAFTLPHVRDMAFIGFRRRRQDHLYLANAQLLNPWCEVHVVYSREAGRKIYVQDEIVKFPKRVIEIVMNGLVIISGRSHPMPKQVMQRLRDMLVEHAGFGVRAAEKFMEGALMGGKIIMETWG from the coding sequence ATGAGGGTCCTTATTGTATACGCGACGGAAACGGGCTGTGCCGAGGCGCTAGCGTACTCCACGTACATCCAGTTGAAGTTGCGTAGGGTCGATGTGAGCGTGAAATCGGCCGCCGTTGCGACGCGCAGGCTCTTCATGGCGTTCGACCGCCTCGTATTCATGGTCTcaacggccgcctacgGCGAGTTCCCGCACAGCATGCGGTTCATGGTGGACGAGTTGCAAGGTGGACGGCGCAAACTGCCAGTGGAGTACACCATATTCGGTTTGGGCGACTCCAGGTACCCGCTTTTCAACTACGCTGCGCGCAAGCTCGTCACCCTGCTCGAGATGGCAGGTGCCAACTGTTTCTACGGGGTGGGGTACGGCGACGACCAGCATCCGCTGGGCCACACTGGCGAGTTCATCCCCTGGATAGCTGGTTTGACCGCGTTGTGGGGGCCTCTAGAGGCCTATGAAGAGATGCCGACGACGTTTCGCCTCAAGGTGGAGCAGCTTGAAGCGGGTACTGTCGAGGCTGAAATTCGCCTTAACACCGCTGTGGGAACGGTCATTTCAAACGATGTTATCACGGCAAATGATCACTTCCGGACTGTCCGGAACATTGTGATCCAGTGCTACGGGCAGAAGTACGGTCCCGGAGACGTTTGCTGCGTCTATCCTACTGGCAACCCTGACGAAGTGGTGGAAATGTTGCAAAAGCTAGGACAAGATCCTGAACAAGTGGTCAGTATACGGTCCGCAAACGACGATGGCTTAGAGTTCAATCGAGATTTGGAGGTACTCCACGTCTCCGACGAAGGTGGTGGAAGCCACGAGGGGAGCCGGTTGCCGTTCGAGGGCAAGGCCATTTCGCTGCGCACACTCTTCGTGGAATACCTCTCGTTGAAGAACGTGTGCACGCAATGGCAGATGTACTTCATGGCCAAACACGCGACCCTGGATATTTACCGGAACAAGCTAAGCGAAATGGCCTCATTCAGCATAGAGGCGTGTGCCGAGTACAACCGGTACTGCAAGGACGAGCGCAGGAGCCTGTTCGAGGTGCTCTGCGACTTCCATTTGACGAATTTGCCCGTGGAGGTGCTCGTGAACATCGCCACACCGTACTACCCGCGGATGTACTCCATTTCGTCCACACCGACGACGGTTGGGATAGCCAGATTGTGGCCTTCTCCGTGTGACGGCACGCTGATTGGGCCGCATTATAGCACCTTAAAGAGCTTTCTGGCGCAAAAATCGCGCGAAACCGGCCTCATCGAACTATGCGTGGCTGATGTGACCCACCACACCCCGTACAACCGCAAGGTGAAGGGACAGGCGTCGGACTTCCTCGCGAATGCCCTGCCGTCACGCTTGCTGAGGCTCACCATTACAAAGTCACGCATCGCAGAGGCGGTGTTGGACGTCACGAAGCCTGTCCTGTTCATATGCACGGGCACGGGCCTCGCCGCCGTGAAGCCGCTGATGGAGGCAAGGGTGGAGCGGCTCGCAAATATATGGAACGAAGCGTTCACACTGCCGCATGTGAGGGACATGGCGTTCATAGGGTTCAGGCGAAGGAGGCAGGACCACCTCTACCTAGCTAACGCCCAGCTGCTGAACCCCTGGTGCGAGGTGCACGTGGTTTACTCCAGAGAGGCCGGGCGCAAGATATACGTGCAGGATGAGATTGTGAAGTTTCCCAAAAGGGTGATCGAGATTGTGATGAACGGACTGGTCATTATATCGGGCCGCTCTCACCCGATGCCGAAGCAGGTGATGCAGCGTCTCAGGGACATGCTTGTGGAGCACGCCGGATTCGGAGTCCGCGCAGCCGAAAAGTTCATGGAAGGCGCCCTCATGGGCGGGAAGATCATTATGGAAACCTGGGGTTGA
- a CDS encoding ZINC FINGER PROTEIN 598 domain containing protein, putative, which yields MGSRRQLGPEGGPVNNNGPRGRARWPANLGSPYTLFRDNLHDSILDVYMQSGVARSQSLTREHLAAVAQQPVSEHFHSYMCCSICYENALICAVGKCTHLMCFLCMMRLKNFYDSDSNVHQCPYCKQESDVLVICANPFFAHFAVQKSLYSQEGARELTRSSVESLLRVVSGDTPLDRRMLSRDAVNIKDLFGVFLRTVDVKRDTILKAPGSKMQHLVRKAQQLSIKEREERDPFKDVYNLKQSKPRFYGDHVAAGDGKLVFEHPNIYMLFRAVSSALCWVPECKAHWHTSMPLDAPELLVKAIEKLYQNRHTSFESLNKHLKSKHGLVCCDICQGHFGLKHFICEMPLYRYEDIKAHVRFGDTDRVPPIPAHVMCSACRRMQWDNTELKRHAKSDHFYCNLCDSEGFVCEIFSDYGTLFSHFKTYHYPCEEPDCMFMVFPDDLQLQLHYMSKHPTVHRSQSSRQRKAQPPVQQAAVPVTKITASVCALPTSSLPWDGNIRIVPDAEPVVPEPTPEPEPQAEPKVVSAEFEEWLRKREYLTDPQLRTADKSTELLNAFAQTLINLKLGSTVRQFDFDTFSVNCATRVQCDLERVSALVKSSSFPPRCELWERLPSDFRSHVEEALSDFRVQYGRFVEESISGKSQESGAPNLLDLVKSSMCYLMVFVYSINFHVEYEKLLRVVKASSVEHKVSPNGLMLLNVVEDMVPIASKILVKQAFDWVVNALEGAVNNVSAMKQQPVSLSAVVKKKTKSGSEFSLEVLNPGRDLSKEIGQHKLQKRQEQLLKRMGRKPNAWGKVQEAPDKRAAAPEPEPEPAAPAPESAPEPESSKADKLQEPAVDNERYAISVEDSFKQSLNSDFYAAMVDVIRNALAVNDSKFNATSVEHRLRDTTCIKINQLLMSGTRRFTTLSEFVPMQLLESLQALEPEFYRLVKEARMVNDVEGAAKKWSYRCANALRRCRVEHLEVLDYYLTANAAAMALRSDAEFPSLGDGGSAKSTVTRRNYAQALNVRSSKNFVLLDSEFPALG from the coding sequence ATGGGCAGCAGACGGCAGTTAGGCCCGGAAGGCGGTCCCGTAAACAACAACGGTCCGCGAGGCCGTGCCAGATGGCCGGCCAACCTGGGATCGCCGTACACGCTGTTCCGCGACAACCTCCATGACAGCATTCTGGATGTGTATATGCAGAGCGGCGTTGCGCGTTCCCAATCCCTCACCCGGGAGCACTTGGCCGCGGTTGCTCAGCAGCCGGTCTCGGAGCACTTCCACAGCTACATGTGCTGCTCCATCTGCTACGAAAACGCGCTCATATGCGCCGTCGGGAAGTGCACCCATCTGATGTGTTTCCTGTGCATGATGCGTCTGAAGAATTTCTACGACAGCGACTCTAACGTGCACCAGTGCCCCTACTGCAAGCAGGAGTCCGACGTTCTCGTGATCTGCGCCAACCCGTTTTTTGCGCACTTCGCAGTGCAGAAGTCGCTGTATTCCCAAGAGGGCGCTCGGGAGCTGACACGCAGCAGCGTGGAATCTCTGCTGCGTGTCGTGAGCGGTGACACGCCGTTAGACCGTCGTATGCTCTCGCGAGACGCGGTGAACATAAAGGATCTGTTCGGGGTGTTTCTACGAACGGTGGATGTGAAGCGTGACACCATACTGAAGGCGCCTGGCTCCAAAATGCAGCACCTCGTGCGAAAGGCGCAACAGCTGTCCATCAAGGAGCGTGAAGAGCGGGATCCCTTCAAAGACGTCTACAACTTGAAGCAGTCGAAGCCGCGGTTCTACGGCGATCACGTGGCTGCCGGGGACGGCAAGCTCGTGTTCGAGCACCCTAACATATACATGCTCTTCCGCGCGGTCAGCAGCGCCCTGTGTTGGGTGCCGGAGTGCAAGGCGCACTGGCACACCAGCATGCCCCTCGACGCCCCAGAGCTGTTGGTTAAAGCCATAGAGAAGCTGTACCAGAATCGGCACACTTCGTTCGAATCTTTGAACAAGCACCTGAAGAGCAAGCATGGATTGGTGTGCTGCGATATTTGCCAGGGCCACTTCGGCCTCAAGCATTTCATCTGCGAAATGCCGTTATACCGGTACGAGGACATAAAAGcgcacgtgcgttttggCGATACGGATAGGGTGCCTCCCATTCCGGCCCACGTCATGTGTAGCGCATGCCGGCGTATGCAGTGGGACAACACGGAGCTAAAGAGGCACGCCAAGAGCGACCACTTCTACTGCAACCTTTGCGATTCCGAGGGCTTTGTGTGCGAGATTTTCAGCGATTATGGGACGCTGTTCTCGCACTTCAAAACTTACCACTACCCATGTGAGGAGCCGGATTGCATGTTCATGGTGTTCCCGGACGAtctccagctgcagctccaCTACATGTCGAAGCATCCTACGGTCCATCGCAGCCAGTCGTCCCGTCAGCGGAAGGCCCAGCCTCCTGTGCAACAGGCTGCCGTGCCGGTTACGAAGATCACGGCAAGCGTCTGCGCGTTGCCCACCAGCTCCTTGCCGTGGGACGGAAACATCCGCATAGTACCAGACGCGGAGCCGGTCGTCCCCGAGCCTACCCCGGAACCGGAACCCCAAGCAGAACCTAAGGTGGTGTCTGCGGAGTTCGAGGAGTGGCTTCGCAAGCGCGAGTACCTCACCGATCCCCAACTGCGCACTGCCGATAAGAGCACGGAGCTGTTGAATGCCTTTGCGCAGACCCTGATAAACCTGAAATTGGGTTCTACCGTTCGCCAATTCGATTTCGACACCTTCAGCGTCAATTGCGCCACTCGTGTCCAATGTGACCTTGAGCGCGTGTCGGCTCTGGTGAAATCGTCCTCTTTCCCCCCGCGTTGCGAGCTGTGGGAACGCCTCCCCTCCGACTTCAGAAGCCACGTTGAGGAGGCATTGTCTGATTTCCGCGTCCAATATGGCCGATTTGTGGAGGAGTCCATTTCGGGAAAATCGCAAGAGTCAGGTGCTCCTAACCTCCTCGATCTGGTTAAAAGTTCGATGTGTTACCTTATGGTATTCGTGTACAGTATTAACTTCCATGTGGAATACGAGAAGCTTCTGCGGGTTGTGAAGGCATCTTCGGTCGAGCACAAGGTGTCCCCTAACGGGCTCATGCTGCTCAACGTTGTGGAGGACATGGTCCCCATTGCGAGCAAGATCTTGGTGAAGCAGGCGTTTGACTGGGTGGTGAATGCGCTGGAGGGCGCCGTGAACAACGTATCTGCAATGAAGCAACAGCCCGTATCTTTGTCCGCCGTGGTGAAGAAAAAGACGAAGTCAGGTTCCGAGTTCAGTCTCGAAGTTCTCAACCCAGGCCGTGACCTCTCCAAGGAAATCGGGCAGCACAAGCTGCAAAAACGgcaggagcagctgcttaAGAGGATGGGCCGCAAACCAAACGCCTGGGGCAAAGTGCAGGAAGCGCCTGATAAGCGTGCTGCCGCACCCGAGCCTGAGCCCGAACCCGCTGCGCCGGCCCCGGAATCCGCTCCAGAGCCTGAGTCCAGTAAGGCGGACAAGCTGCAGGAACCGGCGGTAGACAACGAGCGGTATGCTATTTCCGTTGAGGACAGCTTCAAGCAGAGCCTCAACTCTGACTTTTATGCTGCCATGGTGGACGTTATTCGGAATGCGCTCGCGGTGAACGACTCGAAGTTCAACGCCACCTCGGTAGAGcaccggttgcgggataCGACGTGCATCAAGATTAACCAGCTGCTGATGTCCGGCACCCGCCGTTTCACGACGCTGTCGGAGTTCGTGCccatgcagctgctggagtcgcTCCAGGCCCTGGAGCCCGAGTTCTACCGCCTGGTCAAGGAGGCCCGGATGGTCAACGACGTTGAGGGCGCTGCCAAAAAATGGAGCTACCGCTGCGCGAATGCGCTGCGCCGGTGCCGCGTGGAGCACCTGGAGGTGCTGGACTATTACTTGACTGccaacgccgccgccatggcgctgcgcagcgacgCTGAGTTTCCTTCCCTGGGGGacggcggcagcgccaAATCGACCGTCACGCGGCGCAACTACGCGCAGGCGCTGAACGTGAGGTCGTCAAAGAACTTCGTGCTGCTGGATTCGGAGTTCCCGGCGCTCGGGTAA
- a CDS encoding MACROPHAGE ERYTHROBLAST ATTACHER-RELATED domain containing protein, putative, with the protein MGSLLQDAISLEKRRKSLFSDLYAQIDSLKNLVEDAVVALSDTNGVNKTTVESAPTSTDKAAGNGSSEPSASVCNKGRANHGVSAAGAPGKATATAADKDQHDVGFRATLADLSKAVKSLDVYRRGSKITKEFKNQYLKLGKKCFKPGHNGDNQVLPPLDFDDQLVVQMIGMHLLHYGMFDVYEALKAEANERWGANCRAKVSGAVVRAYRILHDMLGKLRNNDINPLIDWVKRQVAGSHLHVDRFNALLLKLYKVQLLGDLYVFRDGEIQHQEFSLTPERISKVKSSGLSQMWNCHNANIGELLTQVLLGENLPSASEFLSLRLDTEKSFVRIFCESGVRIKRSESSAFSHLDSGKRTRRQRQGWDQKYEETSEKKSKALYAGNLSLEEELSQDDYLVRSKLPPEVKQNPVTVSWLGILEARSTSSGTSRNHEQPSRQSKRPTKILTKGWMNRLERGNPPRRSPRVNCSRLQSPSLSQSTDIYLAKMELIGYKTYRKQLYFMETLCAMNGDPETVCRQIIPDQPFRFDTFSLLHHDSDETDNQDDGYASSDDCEPEGDGHSSATAVLMNPGNNSDESFLNVTNVNQLALLAEYPLFLQTGTAQQHSQEFNVASSAEDPQQTLSLTVYTGPPVTSEEMYATQNAANESSTGGIAGRRIRITFPTRPSLVDVLPSHGHRIAFRGLRGNAEEAEPTSPGTGSSSTSRVEGERPTIVREPANINVRGILRMIMRGIAGDTSGSADTVVQLSPSTRTSLPSSGVRNESVATMRQAFATGLHAASRPKQGSFETAYVREDTDEYVRVFLPYESPISVLVCAGYLLHPRLANIVDIPHSNKQVLSELGSWMRTCKQLPIESDLGPAFCFHSCLTCPISKDQTCSLNPPVMLICGHVICSICVESFGNSRRKLEFKCPMCPRVMRPNETKQLFLDWNSCGLDEPAL; encoded by the exons ATGGGTTCCTTACTCCAGGATGCCATTTCGCTGGAGAAGCGGCGGAAATCGCTGTTTTCCGATTTGTATGCGCAAATAGACTCATTGAAGAACCTCGTGGAG GATGCCGTGGTTGCTCTCTCTGACACGAATGGAGTTAACAAAACCACCGTGGAATCTGCACCAACGTCTACAGATAAAGCTGCCGGCAACGGTTCGAGTGAGCCTTCAGCCTCAGTTTGCAACAAAGGCAGGGCCAACCATGGAGTATCCGCCGCGGGCGCACCCGGCAAGGCCACTGCGACAGCTGCGGATAAGGACCAACACGATGTCGGATTCCGCGCCACGCTTGCAGACCTCTCGAAGGCAGTGAAATCCCTGGACGTGTATAGGCGCGGAAGCAAAATCACTAAAGAGTTTAAAAACCAGTACTTgaagcttggcaagaagtGTTTCAAGCCTGGGCATAATGGTGATAACCAAGTCCTCCCGCCGTTGGACTTCGACGATCAACTGGTAGTTCAGATGATCGGCATGCACTTGCTACATTACGGCATGTTCGACGTGTACGAAGCGTTGAAGGCAGAAGCCAATGAGCGTTGGGGTGCCAACTGTCGAGCGAAGGTCTCGGGGGCTGTTGTCCGCGCCTATCGCATCCTCCACGATATGCTGGGCAAACTTCGCAACAACGACATAAATCCCCTGATAGACTGGGTGAAACGACAAGTGGCGGGGTCTCACCTCCATGTCGACCGTTTCAACGCCCTCCTGCTGAAGTTGTACAAGGTTCAGCTGCTGGGTGACCTCTATGTATTCCGAGACGGGGAGATACAGCACCAGGAATTTTCCCTTACTCCAGAACGCATCTCAAAGGTGAAATCAAGTGGCTTATCGCAAATGTGGAACTGCCACAATGCAAATATTGGAGAGCTTCTGACGCAGGTCCTGTTGGGTGAGAACTTGCCCAGCGCATCCGAGTTCCTGAGCTTGAGGTTAGATACCGAAAAATCGTTCGTGAGGATCTTTTGCGAGAGCGGTGTCAGAATCAAGAGGTCGGAAAGCTCAGCTTTCAGCCATTTAGACAGCGGTAAAAGGACCAGACGACAGCGTCAAGGATGGGACCAAAAGTACGAAGAAACTTCCGAAAAGAAAAGCAAAGCACTATATGCCGGTAACCTGAGTCTTGAAGAAGAGCTTTCGCAAGATGACTACTTGGTGCGCAGCAAGTTGCCCCCAGAAGTAAAGCAAAATCCCGTCACCGTGTCATGGCTGGGTATCCTGGAGGCGCGTTCGACCTCATCAGGCACTTCGCGTAATCACGAACAGCCCTCTCGGCAATCTAAACGACCCACTAAAATTCTCACTAAGGGTTGGATGAACCGTCTTGAGAGAGGGAATCCGCCTCGGCGTAGCCCTAGGGTGAATTGTTCGCGTCTTCAGTCCCCGTCGCTTTCGCAGAGCACAGACATCTACCTTGCCAAAATGGAACTGATTGGCTACAAAACATACAGGAAGCAGTTGTATTTTATGGAAACCTTATGCGCAATGAACGGCGACCCTGAAACCGTTTGTCGCCAGATAATTCCAGATCAGCCGTTCAGGTTTGACACGTTTAGCCTGTTGCACCATGACAGTGATGAGACGGACAATCAGGATGATGGCTACGCGTCAAGTGACGACTGCGAGCCTGAAGGCGACGGTCATTCGTCGGCCACCGCCGTGCTAATGAACCCCGGCAACAACTCCGATGAGTCGTTCCTCAACGTCACCAACGTCAACCAGCTGGCGTTGCTGGCGGAATACCCCTTGTTCCTGCAGACCGGCACGGCACAACAGCATTCTCAGGAGTTCAACGTTGCGTCTTCAGCGGAGGATCCACAACAGACGTTATCGCTGACTGTTTACACCGGCCCACCCGTCACCTCCGAGGAGATGTACGCGACACAAAACGCAGCAAACGAGTCGTCTACCGGAGGCATCGCTGGCCGGCGCATTCGAATAACGTTCCCTACTCGTCCGAGTCTTGTCGATGTGCTCCCTTCTCACGGTCACCGAATTGCGTTCCGGGGGCTGCGCGGCAATGCCGAGGAGGCAGAACCCACGTCACCCGGCACGGGAAGCAGCTCAACGTCACGCGTGGAGGGTGAGAGGCCCACAATTGTTCGCGAACCCGCCAACATAAATGTAAGG GGAATCCTGCGCATGATAATGCGTGGCATCGCTGGCGACACTTCTGGCAGTGCGGACACGGTGGTGCAACTGTCGCCTAGCACGAGGACCTCGCTTCCGAGCTCTGGAGTCCGCAACGAGAGCGTGGCCACCATGCGCCAGGCCTTTGCAACAGGCTTACATGCGGCATCCCGTCCCAAGCAGGGCTCCTTCGAGACGGCATATGTACGAGAAGACACGGATGAATACGTCCGCGTCTTCCTACCCTATGAGAG CCCGATTTCAGTGCTGGTCTGCGCCGGCTACCTGCTGCACCCGCGCCTGGCCAACATAGTGGACATACCGCACTCTAACAAGCAGGTATTGTCGGAACTAGGCTCCTGGATGAGGACGTGTAAGCAGCTGCCCATAGAGTCTGACCTGGGACCGGCATTCTGCTTCCACAGCTGCCTAACGTGCCCTATTTCCAAGGACCAGACCTGCAGCCTGAACCCCCCGGTGATGCTGATATGTGGGCACGTGATCTGCAGCATCTGCGTCGAGAGCTTCGGCAACAGCCGCCGCAAGCTGGAGTTCAAGTGTCCCATGTGTCCGCGGGTCATGCGCCCTAACGAA ACGAAGCAGCTGTTTCTGGACTGGAACTCCTGCGGCTTGGATGAGCCTGCGTTATAG